The Terriglobales bacterium DNA window CTCGCGCGCTGGTTAGGCTGGTTCCCACCACAACCACAAGCGGAAGCAGGGAATACACGAGGTGGCGAAACAACTTCATGGTCGTCTCCTCTTTCTCTCTCGAATTTTTCAACTGGGGCCGGTCTTGCTAGAAAGGCATTTTCCCTGGGGCCGATGCTTCAAGAATGGCTGGAATAAAGGCGAGAATTGCCGGCAACATATCACAATTCTTCGCTTTTTCAAACGAGCGAGCGCCGACTTTCCAGCTCATTCACGCGCAGAACGCGTCAAAGCCGGCGCAATTCTCCGCATCTCATCCCGCGAACTAGTTAATTCGTGCTGCGTCGAGAAACATCTGTGATGTTTCTCGGCCGTTTTCTCCAGCGCAGCAACGAACTGCCCGCGACGATTCCGCTTCCCAGCAGGACGAGACTTGTGGGTTCAGGAACCTTGGGGGGAGGTTCTGAAACCACCCAGAGATGAAAATTTCCATCCGTCACTCCCGTGTAGTAAACCACGCCCACCTGTTGCGGCGTGTTCAACTGCTCCACCGCGGATAAGCCTGTCGGTGAAGCGCCAAAGGGCACAGCAAGAGTGGCCGGAACCGATGCAAACTTCACATCCACCGTGGTCGGGCTGATCACTGAGAACACGATGCGGTCACTCAGTGTGCCCCCCAGGTGGTCGTCAAACAGATCCGTGTACAGCGTTTGCGGCGTGTATGGACGCTGGTTCATGG harbors:
- a CDS encoding PEP-CTERM sorting domain-containing protein (PEP-CTERM proteins occur, often in large numbers, in the proteomes of bacteria that also encode an exosortase, a predicted intramembrane cysteine proteinase. The presence of a PEP-CTERM domain at a protein's C-terminus predicts cleavage within the sorting domain, followed by covalent anchoring to some some component of the (usually Gram-negative) cell surface. Many PEP-CTERM proteins exhibit an unusual sequence composition that includes large numbers of potential glycosylation sites. Expression of one such protein has been shown restore the ability of a bacterium to form floc, a type of biofilm.) gives rise to the protein MTGSATADSITITDSESGIPGLTVPAGVQFTILGDSTTNYLHFTLTMNQRPYTPQTLYTDLFDDHLGGTLSDRIVFSVISPTTVDVKFASVPATLAVPFGASPTGLSAVEQLNTPQQVGVVYYTGVTDGNFHLWVVSEPPPKVPEPTSLVLLGSGIVAGSSLLRWRKRPRNITDVSRRSTN